GGAGACCGACCTCAACTCCGGCGTGGATCTGCCGTACCTCTACGTGCTCACGCTCGCCATGGGCGCGCTGGTGGAGGACCTCAAGCAGCACGCCAAGACCGCGCAGATCCGCGGCGTCACCTACGACCGCCTCGAGAAGGCGCTGGGGTTCCTCTACTACGTCACCATCGACGAGCTCTTCGACCGGCTCCTCCAGCCGCTCCCGGGCCGAGGCTTGCCGTTCGAGACGGAGAGCTATGCGCTGCGCGTCCGCGTGGCGATGAACCCGCTAGCGTTCTGCAGCATCCGCAAGAGCGTGCTCTTCAACGACCTCAACCCCTACGCCATCTCCACGCCCTGGGAAGCCACGCTGGAGCCGCTCTTCGCGGACCTGCTGGGCCCCGACTCGGATCCGCGCGGCATCGAGACCCGGCTGCAGAAGCTCATCCTCAGCGAGAGCGGGCTCGCCGAAGCTGCCCTGGCGCAAGGCCGGCTGGCACACATGCGCGAGGCGGTGCTCGCCTTCCTCACGCGCTTCGACGCCTACGACGCCAACGTCACCGCGTCGCTGGTGTCCTCGGCCTCGCGCGACGAGGACCTGGCGCAGCTCCCGCGGCAGTCGAAGGAGCTCCTGGCCGCGGTGGCGCCGCTCTCGCACCGACGGCTCGGGCCGCACGAGGCCGCGGCGCTGCACAACCTGCGCGAGGCGCTGACGGGCGAGGCCGATCGGGCGCGGCTGGTGTCGTTCGCGACGGTGGGCTTCATCGCGCATGCGCTCGACCGCTTCGTGGTGGAGCAGCTCGACCAGGCCCGCGCGCGGCTCCGCGACCGCCGCTCGGAGTTCTCGCCCCAGCGCCGCCAGCAGGAGTACGACCAGGGCACGCTCTACCGCTTCTCCGCCGACGGCCTGCCCTTCCTGCGCTCCGCCAGCCGCGCCAACCAGGGCCACCTCTTCATCGACCTCAAGGGCTTCACCCAGCGCACCTACCGGGCCAAAGAAGTGGTGATGGCCGAGTTCATGCGCTCGGAGTTCTACGCGCCCATCCTCCGCGCGGCGCGCGCGCACCTCTCCACGCCCGGCGCCGACGGCCAGCCCGCGCTCACCTTGCAGAACCTCCTCGGTGACGCGGCCGTGTTCTCCGGCGACGTGCGCGCGCTGGTGCGCCTCGCGCGCGACATCCAGCAGCACCTCGCGGGCTACGCCGAGAAGCTGCGCGTGCGCATGGGCCCGGTAGCGGCCGAGGCCGAGCAGCGGATGCGGACCGTGCGCGCGGAGGCCGACGACGCCATCCTCAAGCTCCAGACCGAGCAGTCGATGATCGAGGCGGAGATGGCTCGCAAGCGCCACCTGCCGCCCGCCGCGCAGGAGGAGCTGCTCTGGGACTTGTACGCCCGCCGCGCGTTCGCGCTGGAGAAGCGGCGCAGCGATGCGGAGCTGTCGGGGCAGGGCGCTGAAGTGGAGCGGCTCGTTCGCGCGGAGAGCGCGCTGCAGCAGGAGCGCGCGGCGCTCACCGAGACGCTGGAGGTCCTCACCGGCGCCGAGCGGCAAGCCCACATCGACGAGCGCATCTGCGCGCCCGAGCGCGCCCGCCGCGCGGAGATCCAGCGCGAGGTGGCCAGCTTCACCGAGAACACGCGCGTGATGCTGCGCGCGCTCGAAGAGGAGGCGCGGAGCGCGAGCGGGTTCGGGCTCGAGGCGGGGCTCTTCGTAACCTACGGCGCCGCGGCGGAGCGCGTGGAGCTCGACGACCCGGGCTTCGGTGCGGTGCGCGTGGCCATCGCCGAGAAGATCAACGAGGCGGCGCGCGGCACGGCGCGGTCGGCGCCCATTCGGGCCAAGCTCGAGGCGCTGCTGGAGCGCGCGCGGGCTCGCAAGCCGACCATGGAGCTGCCGTTCTTCGTCTACGTGGACCAGACCTACAGCTTCGTCTTCTCGCCGGAGCTGACGGCGCTCGTGGACGCTGCGGTGGCGAAGAAGGACCCGGCGCAAGCCGCAGAGGCGTCGCGGATGCTGGCCGAGGGCGTGCAGCACGACGTCGCGCGCATGATGGGCAAGCCGGACCCCGCCGCGCCTGGCCTGCTCACGGTGCTCAACGACATCTACAACGTGGGCGAGGCGTTCTCGGAAGAGGCGCTGGAGGCCTTCCTGCGCGAGACGCGCGCCACGCGCTTCGCCTTCCGCCGTGGGTTCAGCCAGGCGGAGCTGCACCCCGACTTCCGCGAGCGCTACCTCTTCACGGACGACGCCATCCAGCTCTGCATCTCCGTGCCGCTCTCGGGTGATCTCGCCGACACGCTCATCTTCCGGCTCGCGGGCCACGTGCACTTCCGCGGCTTCGAGGCCAAGCGCGCCACCGCTGTCTACGAGCTCTTGCGGCCGAACTCCGGCTTCGTGAAGCTGCTCGCGCACCACCACCTGCGCACGTGGTTGAACGACGCGCGCTCGGGCGCGGCGATGGGGCGGCCGGGATCGAATCCGGGGTAGCTACTCTTCGAAGAGCGCGATGAGCTGCTGCACCGTCTCGTCGAAGCTCGAGTTCTCGTCGGTGCGCTGCTTGAGGAACGCCTCGATGGCGTCGATCTTGTCGATGGCGTAGTCGGTCTTGGGATCGGTGCCGTACTGGTATGCGCCGAGCGTGATGAGATCGCGCTGCTTCTCGTACTGGGCGAGCGTCTCTCGCAGCTTGCCCGCGGCCGCCTTGTGCTCCGGCGTGGCGATCTGGCTCATCACGCGCGACAGCGAGGGCAGTACGCCCAGCGCCGGCCAGTGGTTTCGCTCGCCGAGGGCGCGGTCCATGATGAAGTGGCCGTCGAGGATGCCGCGGACCTCGTCGGCGATGGGCTCTTCCATGTCGCCGCCCGCCACGAGCACCGTGTAGATGGCGCTGCAGACGCCCTTGTCGCTGTTGCCCGTGCGCTCCAGCATGCGCGGCAACATCGAGAAAACGCTCGGCGGATAGCCCTGGCGCGCCGGCGGCTCACCGACCGCGAGGCCCACCTCGCGCTGCGCGCGCGCGAGGCGGGTCACGGTGTCGAGCATGAAGAGCACATTGCCGCCGCGGTCGCGGAAGTACTCGGCGATCGACGTGGCCACGAAGCCCGCGCGCAGGCGCACGAGGGAAGGCTGATCGCTCGTGGCGCAGACCACCACGCTGCGCTTGAGGCCCTCTTCGCCGAGCGAGTCCTCGATGAACTCCAACACTTCGCGACCACGCTCGCCGATGAGCGCGACGACCACCAGGTCGGCCTTCACCTGCCGGGCGATCTGGCCCATCAAGGTCGACTTGCCCACGCCGGAGCCGGCGAACATGCCGATGCGCTGGCCCTCGCCCATGGTCAGCAGGCCGTCGATGGCGCGCACGCCCACGCTGAGCGGCTGGGTGATGCGCTTGCGCGTGAACGGGTCGGGCGCGGTGCGGTCCACGCTCCACTCGGTGAGCCCGGGCGGGAGGGGCTTGTTGTCGATGGGGTCGCCCAGGCCGCCCAGCACGCGCCCCAGCAAGCCTTCGCCGACCTGGATCATCAGCGGGCGGCCGGTGGGGATGACCTCGGAGTCGGGGCCGATGCCGGTGAGCTCGCCGAGCGGCATGAGCATCACCTCTTCGCCCTGGAAGCCGACCACTTCGGCGCGCACGCTCTTGGCGGTCTTGCCGCGGCCCTGGATGTAGACCACCTCGCCCACGCGCACGCCGGGCACGGCCGCGCGGATGATGAGGCCGGTGAGCTCGGTCACGCGCCCGCGGACGCGCACCGTCTGCACGTCCTTCACCATCTCGACATATCTAGATAGGTCGATGGCCATGGCCTACGACTCGCCGAGCAGGGCGCGCTGCAAGAGCTCCAATTGCGTCGAGAGCTGGGCGTCGACCGTGCCGGCCTCGGTCTCGATGACGCAGCCGCCGCGCTGCACCGCAGGGTCCTCGCGGAAGCCGATGTCCTTGAGCCTGCCGATGTGCTCCAGCAGCTTGCGCTTCTCGCGCCGCAGGATTTCCACGTCGTCCGGGTTGGCCCGGATGATGAGCTCCTTGCTCTGCCGGAGCTGCTCGATGGCCTTGGCCACGATGCGGAGGATGGTGTCCTCGTCGGTGGCCAGCTCCGCGCCGATGATGCGCTCGGCGGCCTTCATGGCCAGCTTCACGACCTCCGGTTCCGTTGCCTTGAGCAGCTCGCCCGCCTGGATCTTGGCGCGCGCGAGGATCTCCGTCATCTCCCCATAGCCGAGCTGGCGGCCCTCTTCGCGGGCCTTGGCGAGCACCTGGGCGCGCTCCTGCTCGGCCTTGGCGATGATGGCGGCGGCGCGCTGCTCGGCCTGGGCCACGATGCCGTGGGCCTCACCGCGAGCCTCCACCTCCTCGGCGCCCATGACGGCGCGGCGTGGGGCCACGGCCATGCGGGGCTGGGAGAGGGGCTCGACGCTGGGCGCGCCGGATTCGCCGCTCTTGATGATCTTGCCGACCATGGGTGGACCTCAGGGGTCCATTCTACGCGCGGGCCGGAAAAGTCCCCAAAACCTGCCCGTCAGCGGTCGTCGTCGCCGGAGCGGTCGCGGTGGCGCGCGGGTCGGGCCTGGGCCGCAGCGTCGCCGCGGACCACCTTGGGCCTGCCGGCGGTCATGCGGTGGATGGCCGAGCCGCTGGGGTCGCGCGGGATCTGGCCCGTCGGGGCGCGCACGATGGGCACCTCGCCCGGCGCAGGTCGCTCGGGCATGCGGTGAATCGACGAGCCGTCCGGGTCGCGCTTGATCTTGGAGCGATACACGGGCCGCGCGGTGGGCACGCCGGTGGTCGGCGGGCGGCTGGGAGCCTCCATCGACACGCGCGGCCGTCGCGGAGGCTCGGAGGCAGGCGGCCTGGGCACGGGCGGAATCGACGACCGCGAGACGCGCGGTGGCTCGGCCGGCTGCTCGGTCGGCGCGCGCACACGCAGGGCCATCGGCGGCGGCGCGAGCCGCACCGGGCGCTCCACCAGCCCGCGCTCGGCCAGGTGCTCCAGCCGCGCGACCACATCGACCTTGAGCCGCTCGCCGTTCTTGGGGCGCCCGTGCACGCGCTCGGCGCGGATGCCGCCGATGAGCATGCGGCCCAGCTCGTCGCGGTGGCGTTCGGCCAGCCTCGACGCGAACTCGGGGCTCTCGGCCAGGCACGCGCGCACCAGTCGACGCAGGCCCGCCCGGCGCACCGCGTGCCGCGGATCCTCGCCCACGTAGTCCTTCACCATCGCCTCGGCTTCGGGCCCGGGCAGCCTGCGCGCCGCGCTGGAGCCGGCCACCTTTGCCGCGAGCGCGCGCTGCTCGGCCGAGAAGCCCTTGAGCAGCTCGTCGCGCGCGGCGGGCTCGAGTCCTGCGAGCGCGGGGCCGAGCTCGTCGGCGCCGAGGTGATCGGCCAGGGTGAGCAGGTCCTTGGCCGAGAGGTTGTGCACGTCGGGGAAGAGGAAGCCGGCCTGCCGCGGCGCGAGCTTCTGCAGCTGCCGCTCGAAGTGCCAGCGGATGACCTGCAAGATCTCCGGGCGCACCTCGCGGGTCAGCTTCACTTTGGCCGGCGGGAGCTCGTTGCGCACCTGATCGGCGAGCTGGGCGGGCAGGGCGCGGAGGATCACCTCGGCCAAGGCCGGACGCTCGCCGCGCAATGCTTCCACCACCTGCCGCGGATCGGCGCCGCGCAGATCGCCGCCCTTGCGGCCCATCACCAGCCGCTTGATCTCCTGCACCAGGAACGGGATGCGCTTCTCGCGCGGCACCTGCATCAGGCGCTCGGCGCGTTCTTTCAGAACCTCGGCCTCGTCGTCGGGGAGGTGGTCGAACGCGGCCGCGCCTTCGGCTCCGCCGAACGTGACGGCCGTGAGCAGCAGCATCGACTGCCGCTTGGTCAGGTTCGTGAAAAAGGAATCGGCGCGCACGGCTCAGACCAGCATCGCACGGTTCCGCCGCCTAGGCTTCCGGAGCGGCCCCGCGGGCGCGGCGCGGCTGCGGCTGCGCGCCCGAGCGCCAGTACAGCATGCCAATCCAGCCGGCCAGGACGAGCACCGCCAGGATCGCACCGGCGGCCATGGTCTTGAAGCTGCTCACGGAGTCGGCCGACATGCGCAGCCCGGCCAGGTCCACGTAGGCCTCGCCCGCGCTCTCGCCGCCGGGAAGGTTGGCCGGAGTCAGCGCGACCTCGACGCCCGCCGGCGTCAGATCGGGGATCGCGCGCGCCACCAGCGCCTTGATCTTCTCTTCCGACACGGGCGGCTTGTCCTCGAGCTGCCCAGCGGCGTTCTTGCTGCGCCGATAGGTGATGACCACGGAGGCCGACGGCATGGCCCGCTTCTGCCGATCCTCGAGGTCGCTCGACTCGGGGATGTTCACGTTCACGCGCGCGCTGAGCACGCCGTCCACGCTCTCGAGCGTCTGCGCGAGCTCGCCCTGGAGCGCGCCGATGTAGCGCGCCTTCTCCTCGGTCGCGGTGGGCACCATCGAGGGCGTCGCGTAGGTCTGCGACAGGCCGGCCTGGTGGTCCGGCGGCAGGTGGTTGGCCACGAGCAGCTCGGTGGCGCGGTTCACCTCGCCCTTGGGAACCAGGATGGCCCAGGTGGGCTTGTCGCCGCCTTCTTCGTGCCGCTTCTCCGCAGGAATGCCCTGCTGCGAGAGCACCACGCGGATCTCGTTGGCGTCCTTCTCGTTGAGGCCGTGCTGCACCTCGGCTTCGCAGCCAGCCAGCGCGGCCACGAAGAACACCGCGGCGAATCGGGTCAGGTTCATTCGGGCCAGAAGTCTAGCCGGACGCCTCCGGAATGCGAAGCACGCCCTCACTGGCAAATCGGGGTGTCCAGCGCAGCGTCGGTGAGATCGGCAGACACCGTTCCGGCGCCGCCGAAGACCAGCCCGCCCCAGGGGTCGTAGTCGTAGAGCGTGGTGTCGGTCCAGCCGTTGGCCGCGTTGATGAAGCCCTGGGTGGTCATGTCGTTCACGAGCGGGTGGCCAGGCTCGCCCACGTTCACGATCGGCGGCAGCGCAGGCACGGTGTTGAGCTCGCAGCTCCCGAAGTCGCAGCCGAAGGTGCAGCCG
The sequence above is a segment of the Deltaproteobacteria bacterium genome. Coding sequences within it:
- the sctN gene encoding type III secretion system ATPase SctN, whose protein sequence is MAIDLSRYVEMVKDVQTVRVRGRVTELTGLIIRAAVPGVRVGEVVYIQGRGKTAKSVRAEVVGFQGEEVMLMPLGELTGIGPDSEVIPTGRPLMIQVGEGLLGRVLGGLGDPIDNKPLPPGLTEWSVDRTAPDPFTRKRITQPLSVGVRAIDGLLTMGEGQRIGMFAGSGVGKSTLMGQIARQVKADLVVVALIGERGREVLEFIEDSLGEEGLKRSVVVCATSDQPSLVRLRAGFVATSIAEYFRDRGGNVLFMLDTVTRLARAQREVGLAVGEPPARQGYPPSVFSMLPRMLERTGNSDKGVCSAIYTVLVAGGDMEEPIADEVRGILDGHFIMDRALGERNHWPALGVLPSLSRVMSQIATPEHKAAAGKLRETLAQYEKQRDLITLGAYQYGTDPKTDYAIDKIDAIEAFLKQRTDENSSFDETVQQLIALFEE
- the sctL gene encoding type III secretion system stator protein SctL, whose amino-acid sequence is MVGKIIKSGESGAPSVEPLSQPRMAVAPRRAVMGAEEVEARGEAHGIVAQAEQRAAAIIAKAEQERAQVLAKAREEGRQLGYGEMTEILARAKIQAGELLKATEPEVVKLAMKAAERIIGAELATDEDTILRIVAKAIEQLRQSKELIIRANPDDVEILRREKRKLLEHIGRLKDIGFREDPAVQRGGCVIETEAGTVDAQLSTQLELLQRALLGES
- a CDS encoding type III secretion protein; this translates as MNLTRFAAVFFVAALAGCEAEVQHGLNEKDANEIRVVLSQQGIPAEKRHEEGGDKPTWAILVPKGEVNRATELLVANHLPPDHQAGLSQTYATPSMVPTATEEKARYIGALQGELAQTLESVDGVLSARVNVNIPESSDLEDRQKRAMPSASVVITYRRSKNAAGQLEDKPPVSEEKIKALVARAIPDLTPAGVEVALTPANLPGGESAGEAYVDLAGLRMSADSVSSFKTMAAGAILAVLVLAGWIGMLYWRSGAQPQPRRARGAAPEA